The Psychromonas sp. MME1 genome window below encodes:
- the ligA gene encoding NAD-dependent DNA ligase LigA, with protein sequence MSMTIKTEITTLSTLLEDYNYQYYVLDNPTVPDSEYDRVFQQLQKLENEHPQYISSNSPTQKVGGVALSKFDQVTHQQPMLSLDNTFTEQGLSDFIDRAIEKSATNDIAFCIEPKLDGLAVSIIYEDGIFIQAATRGDGQTGENVTENVRTIANIPLKLRGNNIPAYLEVRGEVFMPKAGFEKLNARLQAAQEKSFVNPRNAAAGSLRQLDSKIAASRPLSFYCYSVGVFSGDLANSQYQRMQQLKEWGLPVSSEVQRVIGVSACQKYYDDILQKRTQLPYEIDGVVYKVDDIAIQDKLGFVARAPRWATAYKFPAEEALTVIENVEFQVGRTGAITPVAKLAPVFVGGVTISNATLHNKDEIARLDIHIGDHVVVRRAGDVIPQVARVILEKRQVENCKPIKFPSHCPVCESALERIEGEATIRCTGGLYCAAQRKQAIKHFASRKALNVDGLGSKVVDLLVDHNMVKNPAQLFSLSEQQIASLPRMGDISAKKLINSLQVSKKTTLSRFLYSLGIREVGEATANNLANHYKTITAIQEASIEDLQRVSDVGDIVAKHIYYFFRQEHNIEVIEQLLTQGIHWPEIATVEESELSLLGQTFVITGSFNKLSRADIKSALQTLGAKVAGSVSKKTTTVIAGEAAGSKLTKAEELGIHIMDEAALLSLLNQ encoded by the coding sequence ATGAGCATGACTATAAAAACAGAAATCACAACATTAAGCACATTATTAGAAGATTATAACTATCAATATTATGTACTTGATAACCCTACGGTTCCAGACAGTGAATATGACCGTGTATTTCAACAGCTGCAAAAACTCGAGAATGAACACCCACAATACATATCAAGTAATTCCCCAACACAAAAGGTCGGTGGTGTTGCACTTAGCAAGTTTGACCAAGTAACACATCAACAGCCCATGCTGAGTTTAGATAATACTTTTACTGAACAGGGACTCTCGGATTTTATTGATCGTGCAATAGAAAAGTCAGCGACAAATGATATTGCCTTTTGTATTGAGCCTAAACTCGATGGTCTCGCGGTGAGTATTATTTATGAAGATGGCATATTTATACAAGCGGCAACACGCGGCGATGGTCAAACCGGCGAAAATGTAACGGAAAATGTGCGTACGATTGCTAATATACCACTGAAATTGCGTGGTAATAATATTCCTGCTTATTTAGAGGTTCGCGGTGAGGTATTTATGCCTAAGGCCGGTTTTGAAAAACTCAATGCACGTTTGCAAGCGGCACAAGAAAAAAGCTTCGTCAATCCGCGTAATGCTGCCGCAGGTAGTTTACGTCAGCTAGATTCTAAAATAGCTGCAAGTCGTCCATTATCCTTTTATTGTTATTCGGTTGGGGTGTTTTCTGGCGATTTAGCCAATAGCCAATATCAACGGATGCAACAGCTAAAGGAGTGGGGCTTGCCCGTTTCCAGTGAAGTGCAACGTGTCATCGGTGTTTCTGCATGTCAAAAATATTATGATGACATTTTGCAAAAGCGCACTCAACTTCCCTATGAAATTGATGGTGTTGTCTACAAGGTTGATGATATCGCAATACAGGACAAATTAGGTTTTGTGGCAAGAGCGCCACGTTGGGCAACGGCTTATAAATTTCCCGCGGAAGAGGCGTTAACCGTTATTGAAAATGTAGAGTTTCAAGTTGGCCGTACTGGTGCAATTACGCCTGTTGCTAAACTCGCCCCTGTATTTGTCGGTGGCGTCACTATCTCAAATGCGACGCTGCACAATAAAGATGAAATTGCCCGTTTAGATATACATATTGGTGATCATGTTGTTGTGCGGCGTGCGGGAGATGTTATTCCACAAGTTGCACGAGTTATACTTGAAAAACGCCAGGTTGAAAATTGTAAACCCATTAAATTTCCATCACATTGCCCTGTTTGTGAAAGCGCCTTAGAGCGTATTGAGGGAGAAGCAACCATCCGCTGCACTGGTGGTTTATATTGTGCTGCGCAACGCAAACAAGCTATTAAACATTTTGCATCGCGTAAAGCATTAAATGTTGATGGACTTGGCAGTAAAGTCGTCGATTTACTCGTTGATCACAACATGGTGAAAAATCCAGCTCAACTATTCTCCCTTAGCGAACAGCAAATAGCTTCATTACCGAGAATGGGCGATATTTCAGCTAAAAAATTAATCAACAGCCTACAAGTCAGTAAAAAAACAACCTTATCCAGATTCTTATACTCCTTAGGAATACGAGAAGTAGGGGAGGCAACAGCCAATAATTTAGCCAACCATTATAAAACGATCACAGCAATACAAGAGGCTAGTATTGAAGATTTACAGCGCGTTTCCGATGTCGGTGACATAGTCGCCAAACATATTTATTATTTTTTCCGACAAGAACATAATATTGAAGTGATCGAGCAGCTACTTACGCAGGGGATTCATTGGCCTGAGATTGCCACCGTTGAAGAAAGTGAACTTTCATTATTAGGGCAAACATTTGTCATTACCGGATCGTTTAATAAATTATCTCGCGCTGACATTAAAAGTGCACTACAAACATTAGGAGCAAAAGTGGCAGGAAGTGTTTCTAAAAAAACAACAACAGTGATTGCCGGAGAGGCTGCGGGTTCTAAATTAACCAAAGCAGAAGAGTTAGGCATTCATATTATGGATGAAGCAGCATTGCTTTCTTTACTTAACCAATAA
- a CDS encoding DUF5062 family protein, with amino-acid sequence MKKIKNESQLLQHAIKLGSAYALQRKYVGFDATTSAKDKNECIYRLLVQDKLITPLAKDQEDAANIRHKLVLWISKHLPEDHSLLK; translated from the coding sequence ATGAAAAAAATAAAAAATGAATCGCAACTACTACAGCATGCTATCAAATTAGGCAGCGCCTATGCACTGCAACGTAAATATGTTGGTTTTGACGCAACAACCTCTGCCAAAGATAAAAATGAGTGTATATACAGGTTGTTAGTGCAAGATAAGCTCATAACGCCCTTGGCAAAAGATCAAGAAGATGCTGCTAACATCCGACACAAATTAGTACTTTGGATTAGTAAACATCTTCCTGAAGATCATTCATTATTAAAATAA
- the dptG gene encoding DNA phosphorothioation-dependent restriction protein DptG, whose protein sequence is MLTNCRNFYFDKKPNNKFNFLENELYSELLKLMKLSKEVIEGKLTISEASEEPYLPFMAKHLQQDLRFLGKRPKYLLSIFKEFLRLYAHLYTAQLALNLKGWQKGEPEAQLSYYILDSEKASDERYLVKDYGYNQMYQALWNIFPYLSMNESLQSKKIDNAVNTIQPLWVLAEKPAANP, encoded by the coding sequence TTGCTAACCAACTGCAGAAACTTCTACTTCGATAAAAAACCAAATAACAAATTCAACTTCTTAGAGAATGAACTTTATTCTGAATTATTAAAATTAATGAAGCTAAGCAAAGAGGTAATAGAAGGTAAGCTTACTATTTCTGAAGCGAGCGAAGAGCCATACCTGCCATTTATGGCAAAACACCTACAGCAAGATCTGCGTTTCTTAGGCAAAAGGCCTAAATATTTGCTTTCAATTTTCAAAGAGTTTTTACGCTTATACGCACATCTCTACACGGCACAGTTAGCCTTAAATTTGAAAGGCTGGCAAAAAGGGGAACCGGAAGCACAATTAAGTTATTACATTTTAGACAGTGAGAAAGCCAGTGATGAGCGTTATTTAGTAAAAGACTATGGCTATAATCAGATGTATCAGGCGTTATGGAATATCTTTCCTTACCTATCAATGAATGAAAGTTTGCAATCGAAAAAAATTGATAATGCAGTGAATACCATTCAACCTTTATGGGTATTAGCAGAAAAACCTGCAGCAAACCCCTAG
- the dptF gene encoding DNA phosphorothioation-dependent restriction protein DptF — protein sequence MKFHLDATHSFHPKDSAIETLNKLFTDFENTNKPLVIGINTGMLGNYAEEGAISEITESIKAFLANDKDDIPENHCYLDFENYPKFTLEIDGHTSKFAKDLLKKITAQEANLIRQYFDVERQKQNPDKKLCANYQLLAREEVQDVIIDLLFKARLMKDQFLTARALLDFIFHLLAGPDYLFDNLFKKGDNELSHIISDFDPAIKRTQKIDKFILSHSLQLPDADFDDYKIALTDLGIRRVPNADSYLRLFYMLRKSDYGNEYHKQFAGDFDEHLIDNYSQVWHLHTSFDNSSEQKDKLRQFYRRTAITAIHKYNNRNAPKLAKGEFFISEHNGYFLASSLELKVDVKAINNTYEKDSSFFTANFRAGDNTLALKVNINLLNLMQRIVAGYRPNKHDKNTVVLLDELVDKIAEIANSSDTLYIVGKGNKQYKITNVDNEDFEVSGL from the coding sequence GTGAAATTCCACTTAGATGCTACCCACAGCTTTCATCCTAAAGATTCAGCTATTGAAACACTAAATAAACTCTTTACTGATTTTGAAAATACCAACAAACCACTAGTGATCGGCATTAACACAGGTATGTTAGGTAATTATGCAGAAGAAGGGGCTATTTCAGAGATTACTGAGTCGATCAAAGCTTTTTTAGCTAATGATAAAGATGATATACCAGAAAATCATTGTTATTTAGACTTTGAAAACTACCCCAAATTTACTTTAGAGATTGATGGTCATACCTCCAAGTTTGCAAAAGACTTATTAAAGAAAATAACAGCCCAAGAAGCTAACTTAATTCGTCAATACTTTGATGTCGAGAGACAAAAACAAAACCCAGATAAAAAGCTTTGTGCGAACTATCAATTGCTAGCGCGTGAAGAAGTGCAAGACGTTATTATTGACCTTCTATTTAAAGCGCGTTTAATGAAAGACCAATTTTTAACAGCACGTGCCTTATTAGATTTCATTTTTCATTTGCTCGCTGGCCCTGATTACCTGTTTGATAACTTATTTAAAAAAGGGGACAACGAGCTAAGTCATATTATTTCGGACTTTGACCCAGCGATTAAACGTACTCAAAAAATCGATAAATTCATTTTGTCTCATTCTTTGCAACTACCTGATGCTGATTTTGATGATTACAAAATAGCATTAACTGATCTTGGTATACGAAGGGTGCCAAATGCAGACTCCTATTTGCGTTTGTTTTATATGCTAAGAAAATCTGACTACGGCAATGAATACCATAAACAGTTTGCTGGTGATTTTGATGAGCACCTGATAGACAATTATTCACAAGTTTGGCACTTGCATACTAGTTTCGATAACTCATCAGAGCAAAAGGATAAGTTGCGTCAGTTTTATCGTCGAACGGCAATCACTGCCATTCATAAATATAACAACCGTAATGCCCCTAAATTAGCCAAAGGGGAGTTCTTTATCTCGGAGCATAATGGTTATTTCTTAGCGTCATCACTTGAACTAAAGGTCGATGTAAAAGCGATAAATAACACCTACGAAAAAGACAGCTCTTTCTTTACTGCTAATTTCCGTGCTGGTGATAACACCTTAGCGTTGAAGGTAAATATAAACTTGCTGAATTTAATGCAGCGGATTGTTGCGGGATATCGTCCTAATAAACACGACAAAAACACCGTTGTGTTGCTTGATGAATTGGTTGATAAAATTGCAGAGATCGCAAACAGCTCTGATACCCTGTACATAGTTGGCAAAGGTAACAAACAATACAAAATAACCAATGTAGATAATGAAGATTTTGAGGTAAGTGGATTATGA
- a CDS encoding PIN domain-containing protein: MKNNFPGYIDDYLENNVLTSKKVLVAFDTNILLNLYRYEATVVKEVLSQFKSLKQNDYFKLWLPHQVALEFNSNRKVTIQNSSKIHSQVVSKFKSFKKEIDGLAKIGGQNSEIQPLREELGEKFDEINNIITAHLPVKKNNFKTDSVIKDVYELFDGIVGAPYSKSEMEGIEEEGLYRYKYGIPPGFEDEQKEQVSSYSGIKISSKYGDLILWNQLIDQAIRDELTVILVTGDAKPDWVSKEFSRVRPELITEFRLKTGQDFYVLKLEDFQRHFKDKLTLQLSKQTTIQIKELTKNDNKSWLGDIFDAFSHFERALTLKEIYEYIYENSDRNFPPSWEVIIRRTIYNHCSDVVAYLGKNDYFEKLDSGMYKMRNKNT; encoded by the coding sequence ATGAAAAATAACTTCCCTGGCTACATTGATGATTATCTCGAAAACAATGTATTAACAAGTAAAAAAGTGCTAGTAGCTTTTGATACGAATATACTTTTAAACTTATACAGATACGAAGCTACAGTTGTAAAGGAAGTTTTATCTCAATTCAAATCCCTTAAACAGAACGATTACTTTAAACTTTGGTTACCACATCAAGTCGCTTTAGAGTTTAATTCGAATAGGAAAGTAACGATTCAAAACTCTAGTAAAATACACTCTCAAGTGGTGAGTAAGTTTAAATCGTTTAAGAAAGAAATCGATGGGTTGGCAAAAATTGGTGGGCAGAATAGTGAAATACAGCCTCTTAGGGAGGAGTTAGGTGAGAAGTTTGATGAAATTAATAATATTATCACTGCGCATCTACCTGTCAAAAAAAATAATTTTAAAACAGACAGTGTAATAAAAGATGTATATGAGTTATTTGATGGAATTGTTGGTGCCCCTTACTCAAAGAGTGAAATGGAAGGTATTGAAGAAGAAGGTTTGTATAGATATAAATACGGCATTCCACCTGGTTTTGAAGATGAACAAAAAGAGCAAGTAAGTAGTTATTCGGGCATCAAAATATCTAGTAAATATGGTGATTTGATACTTTGGAATCAGTTAATAGATCAAGCCATTCGAGATGAATTAACCGTTATTCTAGTAACAGGAGATGCAAAACCAGACTGGGTATCTAAAGAGTTTTCTAGAGTTAGGCCTGAGCTGATAACTGAATTTAGATTAAAAACAGGACAAGATTTTTACGTATTAAAGCTTGAAGATTTTCAGCGTCATTTTAAAGATAAGTTAACACTTCAGCTCTCTAAGCAAACTACAATACAGATTAAAGAGTTAACAAAAAATGATAATAAAAGTTGGTTAGGTGATATCTTTGACGCATTTTCCCATTTTGAGCGAGCGTTAACTCTTAAAGAAATATATGAATACATATATGAAAACTCTGATAGAAATTTCCCTCCTAGTTGGGAAGTAATAATTCGTCGAACAATTTACAATCATTGCTCTGATGTTGTGGCATATCTTGGTAAGAATGACTATTTTGAGAAGCTAGACAGTGGTATGTATAAAATGAGAAATAAGAATACGTAA
- the dptH gene encoding DNA phosphorothioation-dependent restriction protein DptH: MSEKQFEFFLTEQFLKLNETKLQHGYRYQFQSPDNKNSQRLYDAFTAKSDDQIIIKGTTINVLTCGNTKLLPVLHSENGNGYSENFISHLRDKVAGQQSDFKGCALLVIHNSMLDTLINSAEDIAQDGSVWHPEKIKDALKDLIDPHAKDRKVSECLLDHRFAQIVEDGATMFGFEELYKAILDGDLQFHELGLLDDPEILNWSGKPEQINKRLEENKKLFDRINTVTERFSTELEEKFAENDFSDKFVAKHFADEKLDNWKTELTFADCLEEKKRNVSNVLELESIDSQQVDKLAKKSKSENNAGKREQHIILPLQPGQQSFDLSLTFIGGKIEKNQLKLQHTKDPSIEIQQPNNSGGKRSKVTVTGAFAGEPTYFSLVLKRDKTTECYKFRVLVLTAESFYLPAFENIFLVEPNKQRITLQIEDNSFVIAEQGNKAKLTQTGEVFNNEDIQEIDFETLANESNDVIFEVTSPTGSLTFNVEGAVASDSLSLPLMLDTGRFVQLFKDDYFACFNRNKNKVLLDNKEVAPKGRRLTLLQREADFLDKQLLNQHVEPQRSVDLKAIEADYPEVYLAYLQLFEYCTSNKTLPSLSSWGDEFREIVSELVTNYNQAIAAIGYDVMLTKAEKLLVNIGYAQYQENEECHEYITPFHPLILAYHLGLATAIVDDNCNDNSSFKTLPKVTLDRLNARGLLPFVYHPKHEFAFTKLEKDNCMWLALVPHQETSYSYVRKLVKDKVTEFKDAFSSLFTAGSKATLIINSVNNHKNVELFMGLVDYVKTQKDKVCHIHVNLYDDKETRCEFDRFAETASYDELKSHYGLDKGALKEQVDTIIDLLRTRLTYSKFRNDECETNPQAYAHLSFFRNHHKVEPTDVNVLEELSGVVCHGLLAGEAADSKEESYFTAFGLKNVETEHNAHLSMAQRLNGLIKPARKANVQHGRANSLALAVSDDFKTLLERSYDNSIWTTIIDPKVTLDFFESAKDMVLIHYSDNYTNSTNYDAITVTKQTDLYKKVLEQDQGGIIEEFNAFNGEWLLKMITAGTNERKEKKGIIGAYKYVNCLLAKSDITWVPLSVAEMVRVAGNIGLKMNDSDFSRNVHGYKSGAISDDVLFVGFKENQLYLLPLEVKAGLKQTHKKGVEQAKELKRYLTQDILGRDDLAGHLYRGLFIRQILMQIDKYKLYNLYQADYFEPILELREWWLQGDYQLAELQDYPEGFLVAMVENDTFFEASFEEVQNILKIQLPTANLNHLVSTPLTTLMAEACSDTLSKIPEQYLLAESTSVKAKTSNSEENENTKTEFVDDSITNDNTKKPEPVLENELDKVAEVKGTYDPNGNLKVLVGHNVRDDQSVFWEPTNTAKFMNTNSGIIGTMGTGKTQCTKAVVTQLYRDQHKNVDGKPIGILIFDYKSDYVDDKFIDATQGKKFNLHKLPYNPLSLFGDTPMLPVHTARGFAETMGKAFGLGQKQQLKLRKLISEAYELAGIHKADPSTWKQSAPTIADVWALFEESEPTEDSLYAALESLNELEIFEDDVSKCTSLYELVDGVTIVELAGYPSEVQNLVVALTLDLFYSQMQKKGKPEVQGDFRQVTKLVLVDEADNFMSQNFPSLRKILKEGREYGVGVILSTQDITHFKTSENDYSTYVLSWIVHRVSQIKNQDIKSIFNKDDKQEQENLMKSIRELEKHYSLYVDGDKKITKIKDKAFWELVK, from the coding sequence ATGTCAGAAAAACAATTTGAGTTCTTTTTAACTGAGCAATTTTTAAAGTTAAACGAGACAAAGCTACAGCATGGTTACCGTTATCAGTTCCAATCGCCAGATAACAAAAATAGCCAACGTTTATACGATGCATTCACTGCAAAAAGTGATGATCAAATAATCATTAAAGGCACCACCATTAATGTATTAACCTGTGGCAATACAAAACTATTACCCGTTTTGCATAGTGAAAATGGCAATGGTTATTCAGAGAATTTTATTTCACACCTGCGTGATAAAGTTGCTGGTCAGCAAAGTGACTTTAAAGGCTGTGCATTATTAGTTATTCATAACAGTATGTTGGACACGTTAATTAATTCTGCTGAAGATATCGCTCAAGATGGCAGTGTTTGGCACCCTGAAAAAATTAAAGATGCGTTGAAAGACTTGATTGATCCTCACGCCAAAGATCGTAAAGTTTCTGAATGTTTGTTGGACCACCGTTTTGCACAGATAGTGGAAGATGGTGCAACTATGTTTGGTTTTGAAGAGCTTTACAAAGCAATTTTAGATGGTGATTTACAGTTCCATGAATTGGGGTTATTAGATGATCCTGAAATATTAAATTGGAGCGGAAAACCAGAGCAAATCAACAAACGGTTAGAAGAAAACAAAAAGCTTTTTGATCGCATTAATACGGTAACTGAACGTTTCTCAACTGAGCTTGAAGAGAAGTTTGCCGAGAATGATTTCAGTGACAAATTTGTCGCAAAACATTTCGCCGATGAAAAATTAGATAACTGGAAAACAGAGCTAACATTTGCCGATTGTTTAGAAGAGAAAAAGCGTAATGTCAGCAATGTGTTAGAGCTAGAGTCAATTGACTCGCAGCAAGTTGATAAACTTGCTAAGAAAAGTAAATCAGAAAACAATGCGGGTAAACGCGAACAGCATATTATTTTACCCCTACAACCAGGGCAGCAGAGCTTTGATTTGTCATTAACCTTCATAGGTGGAAAAATAGAGAAAAACCAACTTAAACTGCAACACACCAAAGATCCAAGTATTGAAATTCAGCAACCTAATAATAGTGGTGGTAAGCGTAGTAAAGTAACGGTCACTGGTGCTTTTGCTGGCGAGCCAACCTACTTCAGTTTGGTATTAAAACGAGATAAAACGACTGAGTGTTATAAGTTCCGTGTATTGGTATTAACAGCAGAGAGCTTCTACCTACCAGCGTTTGAGAATATCTTTTTAGTTGAGCCTAATAAACAACGTATCACCCTACAAATTGAAGATAACAGCTTTGTGATTGCTGAGCAGGGCAATAAAGCCAAGTTAACGCAAACGGGGGAAGTCTTTAATAACGAAGATATCCAAGAGATCGATTTTGAAACGCTAGCAAATGAATCAAACGATGTAATTTTTGAGGTGACGAGCCCAACGGGAAGCTTAACCTTTAATGTCGAAGGGGCTGTTGCATCAGATTCACTCTCTTTACCACTTATGTTAGATACAGGCCGTTTTGTTCAGCTATTTAAAGATGATTACTTCGCGTGTTTTAACCGCAATAAAAATAAAGTGTTGTTAGACAATAAAGAGGTCGCGCCGAAAGGGCGACGTTTAACACTGTTGCAACGCGAAGCAGACTTTTTAGATAAACAATTATTAAACCAACACGTTGAACCTCAACGGAGTGTAGATCTAAAAGCGATTGAAGCAGATTACCCAGAGGTTTATCTCGCATACCTGCAGTTATTTGAATACTGCACAAGCAATAAAACACTGCCAAGTCTATCTAGCTGGGGGGATGAGTTTAGAGAAATCGTCTCTGAATTAGTTACCAATTATAACCAAGCGATAGCGGCCATTGGTTATGATGTGATGCTAACAAAAGCGGAAAAACTACTCGTTAATATTGGTTACGCGCAATACCAAGAAAACGAAGAGTGCCATGAATATATAACGCCATTTCATCCGCTAATATTGGCTTATCATTTGGGTCTAGCAACGGCCATAGTTGACGATAACTGTAACGATAACAGCAGTTTTAAAACATTACCTAAAGTAACGTTAGACCGTTTAAATGCACGTGGTTTATTACCATTTGTATACCATCCTAAACATGAGTTTGCTTTTACCAAGTTAGAAAAAGACAACTGCATGTGGTTAGCGTTAGTCCCTCATCAAGAAACAAGTTATAGCTACGTGCGCAAACTGGTGAAAGATAAAGTCACAGAGTTTAAAGATGCTTTTAGCTCTCTGTTTACAGCGGGTAGCAAAGCGACATTGATTATCAACTCAGTCAATAACCATAAAAATGTAGAACTGTTTATGGGGCTGGTGGATTACGTTAAAACGCAAAAAGACAAAGTCTGCCACATTCATGTGAATTTATATGATGATAAAGAAACACGTTGTGAATTTGACCGCTTTGCAGAAACAGCCAGTTATGACGAGTTAAAATCACACTATGGTTTAGATAAAGGTGCGCTGAAAGAACAAGTCGATACGATTATCGATCTGTTACGCACGCGTTTAACCTATAGCAAGTTCCGTAACGATGAGTGTGAAACCAACCCTCAAGCCTATGCACACCTAAGTTTTTTCAGAAATCATCATAAAGTAGAGCCAACAGATGTGAACGTATTAGAAGAGCTCAGTGGCGTGGTTTGTCATGGTTTATTAGCGGGTGAAGCTGCTGATAGTAAAGAGGAAAGTTATTTCACTGCCTTTGGTTTAAAGAATGTTGAAACAGAACATAATGCACATCTTAGCATGGCGCAACGCCTTAATGGTTTGATTAAACCAGCACGTAAAGCCAATGTGCAACATGGGCGGGCAAACTCGTTAGCGCTAGCAGTGAGCGATGATTTTAAAACATTGCTTGAGCGCTCTTACGATAACTCTATTTGGACCACCATTATTGACCCCAAGGTCACCTTAGACTTTTTTGAAAGTGCAAAAGATATGGTGTTGATCCATTACTCCGATAACTACACTAACTCAACCAACTACGATGCTATCACCGTAACCAAACAGACTGACCTGTACAAAAAAGTATTAGAGCAAGATCAAGGGGGCATTATTGAAGAGTTTAATGCCTTTAACGGAGAGTGGTTGCTAAAAATGATCACCGCTGGTACTAATGAGCGGAAAGAGAAAAAAGGCATAATTGGTGCTTATAAATATGTTAACTGCTTATTAGCAAAATCAGATATTACCTGGGTGCCGTTGTCAGTCGCAGAGATGGTGCGTGTTGCAGGTAATATCGGTTTAAAAATGAACGACAGTGATTTCTCGCGTAATGTACACGGTTATAAATCGGGCGCGATTTCAGATGATGTGTTGTTTGTCGGTTTTAAAGAGAATCAACTCTACCTATTGCCGCTCGAAGTAAAAGCTGGGCTTAAACAAACCCATAAAAAAGGGGTAGAGCAAGCTAAAGAGTTAAAACGCTATTTAACGCAGGATATTCTAGGGCGAGATGATTTAGCGGGCCACTTATATCGCGGTTTGTTTATACGTCAGATATTAATGCAGATAGATAAATACAAACTTTATAACCTGTACCAAGCCGATTACTTTGAGCCGATATTAGAACTGCGTGAGTGGTGGTTACAGGGCGATTATCAATTAGCTGAACTGCAAGACTACCCCGAAGGGTTTTTAGTGGCGATGGTAGAGAATGACACCTTCTTTGAAGCAAGCTTTGAAGAGGTACAAAACATTCTTAAAATTCAGCTACCAACTGCTAATTTAAATCACCTAGTTAGTACGCCATTAACTACATTAATGGCGGAAGCTTGCTCAGATACCTTAAGTAAAATACCTGAGCAATATCTGTTAGCTGAATCTACCAGTGTGAAAGCCAAAACAAGCAACTCTGAAGAAAATGAGAATACTAAAACAGAATTTGTAGATGACTCAATAACCAATGACAACACCAAAAAACCTGAGCCTGTATTAGAAAATGAGTTAGATAAAGTCGCAGAGGTTAAGGGCACATATGATCCAAATGGTAACTTGAAGGTGTTGGTTGGCCATAACGTACGTGATGATCAATCTGTTTTTTGGGAGCCTACAAATACTGCCAAATTCATGAATACCAACTCGGGTATTATTGGCACCATGGGCACGGGTAAAACACAGTGTACCAAAGCGGTGGTAACCCAGCTATATCGTGACCAGCATAAAAATGTAGATGGCAAACCGATTGGCATTCTTATTTTTGATTACAAATCAGACTATGTAGATGACAAGTTTATTGATGCCACTCAGGGTAAAAAATTCAATCTACATAAATTACCTTATAACCCGTTAAGTTTGTTTGGTGATACGCCCATGTTGCCTGTGCACACCGCACGAGGTTTTGCTGAAACCATGGGAAAAGCCTTTGGTTTAGGGCAAAAACAACAGCTTAAATTACGTAAGTTAATCAGCGAAGCTTATGAACTTGCTGGTATCCACAAAGCAGACCCTTCAACGTGGAAACAATCAGCACCAACCATTGCCGATGTGTGGGCATTGTTTGAAGAGAGTGAACCGACTGAAGACTCACTTTATGCAGCGTTAGAAAGCTTAAATGAGCTAGAAATATTTGAAGATGATGTCAGTAAATGCACAAGTTTGTATGAACTCGTTGATGGTGTAACCATCGTTGAATTAGCGGGGTATCCTTCAGAGGTACAAAACCTAGTGGTGGCGTTAACGCTAGATCTTTTCTATTCGCAAATGCAGAAGAAGGGTAAACCTGAAGTGCAGGGGGACTTCCGCCAAGTGACTAAACTCGTGCTGGTGGATGAAGCCGATAACTTTATGTCGCAGAACTTCCCAAGTTTACGCAAGATTCTAAAAGAGGGGCGTGAATATGGGGTGGGAGTGATTTTATCAACACAAGATATCACCCATTTTAAGACCAGTGAGAATGATTATTCAACTTATGTTTTAAGCTGGATCGTACATCGTGTTTCACAGATTAAAAATCAGGATATTAAATCGATTTTTAATAAAGATGATAAGCAAGAACAAGAAAACCTAATGAAGTCTATCCGCGAATTAGAAAAGCATTACAGCTTGTACGTGGATGGTGATAAGAAGATAACAAAAATTAAAGACAAAGCGTTTTGGGAGTTAGTTAAATGA
- the dptG gene encoding DNA phosphorothioation-dependent restriction protein DptG, whose translation MSGSENPQDVLADLLKLSRMQFGAKESRHEINKLYVKATESEFCSHFAQSRGRAGRVLVFNQDYLLLLTNLAIGEQEKVRFHELIKSFQSRGVFFDKQSQQALICFFERIGNVERMSDSGDAVYVRKTI comes from the coding sequence TTGAGTGGAAGTGAAAATCCACAAGATGTGTTAGCAGATCTACTTAAACTCAGCCGAATGCAGTTTGGTGCAAAAGAATCACGTCATGAGATAAACAAACTCTACGTTAAAGCCACTGAGTCTGAATTCTGCAGTCACTTTGCGCAGTCTCGCGGACGAGCTGGTCGTGTGTTGGTCTTTAACCAAGACTACCTATTGTTATTAACCAACTTAGCCATTGGTGAGCAAGAAAAAGTTCGTTTCCACGAGTTAATTAAATCCTTTCAATCAAGAGGCGTATTTTTTGATAAACAGAGCCAACAAGCCTTAATCTGTTTTTTTGAGCGTATTGGTAATGTTGAACGTATGAGTGATAGTGGAGATGCAGTCTATGTCAGAAAAACAATTTGA